The nucleotide window CCAGGGCCTTCCGTTGGGACGGTTCTTCTTGGGTGAGCATGATCACATGGAGCCGGTATTCTTCCCGAATGCGCGTGATGGCCCGCGGCCATGAAGAATCGTCATCGTTGGGAACCAGCACGACGCAGTCCGCGTTCTCCTTTTCCAGACGCCTGACACCGCGGGAGACCATGGACAGACGGACCTCCACGACTTCATGCTCCCCGGACAGCATCGCCGCGACGTCCAGATCCACGCTCTTTCCTGCCAAGATCAATATTTTCACCGATTACTCCAAAGCTCGATATAGCGCCTATTGTATCTCCATTTGACATGCCTACGCTCTATGAACCCAGCGTACAAGTATTAACAGCCGGTTATAAAACCACTTGCCCGGCTCCCGGCACCCCCGTCGGGCAAAATTGGACTGCAAGCGTGTGAAAAGACTGTTCATCCTTTCTTTTCCACGCCCTTGCTTTCTCGCCAGCCGGGGTTTACAGAATCAAGGAAGGCGCCGGTCGCCCGAACTACCGCAAAAAAACAACCAGGTGATATCATGAATTTTCTGCCCGAGAGCGACATTCTTTCCCTGCTGATGGGAGCGACCCTGGCCGTGAAGCTGGTGATGCTTTTCCTGGCCTGCATGTCCCTGTGGAGCTGGACCATCATTTTCTTCAAGTTTTTCTCCATCGGCTCGGCCCGCAAGAAGGTCATGGCAGGGTATGAGGCGTTCATGGACGCCGGGGACCTGACCAGCGGCCTCAAGGGGCTGGGCGACAAGGAAAATTCCCCGCTGTCCAGGGTGTCCTCCCTGGCCGTGAAGGAATTCCGGCTGCTGGAGAAGGCGGACGTCAACCGCGAGCGCAAACGCCTTCTGGTCAAGGACACGCTTCGGCGGGTACTCAAGCAGGGCATCTCCAAGGAGATGCGCGTGCTGACCCGCAACCTGCCTTTTCTGGCCACCTGCGCCAACGCGGCCCCGTTCATCGGCCTGTTCGGCACGGTCTGGGGCATCATGCACTCCTTCCACTCCATCGGCCTGGCCCAGAGCGCGGCCCTGGCCACGGTGGCGCCGGGCATCTCCGAGGCGCTCATCGCCACGGCCATCGGGTTGCTGGTCGCCATCCCGGCCACGATTTTCTACAACTATTTCCTGGGCAAGCTGAACGAGGTGGAGTCCGGCATGGTGGACTTCGCGGGCGCGTTCCTGAACCGCGCCGAGCGCGAGATCGCCTGGGCCTCCAAGGGGGACTAGCCCATGGCCATAAAAACCGGCGGCGGCTTCCTCAACGAAATCAACGTCACGCCTTTCGTGGACGTGATGCTGGTGTTGCTGATCATCTTCATGGTCACGGCCCCGCTCATGACCCAGGGCGTGGAGGTGGATTTGCCCACCACGCGGACGGTCAAGAACCTGCCCCAGGATTCCGAGCATCTGATCCTGTCGGTGAAGAAGGACGGCACCCTGTTCCTGGACGAATACCAGGTGGGACTGGACGAGCTGCAGGCTCACCTCAAGCAGTTGGTGGCCAAGCAGAAGAAGCAGCTGTTCCTGCGCGCCGACAAGGAGGTCGCCTACGGCACGGTGGTCCGCGTCATGGGCGAAATCAAGTCTGCGGGCATCGACCGGCTCGGCATCGTGGCCGAGCAGGAAAAGGACAAGAAGAAGTAACGGACCATGCGAAACGCGCTGAGCTGGCTCCTCTCCATCCTCCTGCACGTCGCCATGGCGTTGTTCCTGCTGCATTCCGTGCAGCTGGAGCCCCTGTTCCTGGAAAAAATCCTGGAAGTGGACCTGACCCAGGTGGAGGAGCCCGAGCCCATCATCCCCATGCCCGTGCCGGAACCGGTCCCCATGGAGCAGCCCGTGGCCGAGGCCGCCGAGGAACTGCCGGCAGCCGCGCCCCTGCCCATGGACAAGACCGTGGTCCTGGACGACTCGCCGCCCCTGCCGCCGGAGCCGGAACCCCTGGCCGAGCCAGAACCAGAGCCCGAGGCCGTGGAGATCAGCACGCAGAAAACCCTGCCGCCCGAGGAAGAGCTAGCCGAGGACGGCAAGCCCAAAAAGATCGTCGTCCGCAAGGACATCACGGTCCATCGCGGCCATGAGGCCCGGTTCGGACGGGCCATGATGGGCGACTACTTCTCCTACTCGTCAAAGGAGTTCTCCGGCCACTTCAAGACCAAGGACAACCGGACCATCTCCATCATCGACGCCCGCGACACCCAGTACGGGCGGTTCCTGATCTACGATTCCAAGAACAAGACCCTGCGTCGGCTCAAGCAGGCGTTCGGCAAATACGTCTACACCATCGGCCCTTCCCTGTACGCCGACGAACCGGTCCAGGGATCAGTCACCTTCCTGGCCAAGAACGACCGCATCGAGCGGTTCATCCTGATGACCGACGACGACCGCATCGCCCACTACCCGCGCAAGGTCCACGTCCGGGAACAGGACACCTCCTTCCCCGGCCCGGCGGGCGACATCGACGGCTCGCTGACCCGCCCGCCCTACGGCGACGGCCATCCGGGAGTGGTGGTCGTCCACGGTACGGCCTGCGTGGACCGGGGACTGGTCCAGGGTTTCACCCGCTCCCTGTCCATGTTCAACCTGGCCACCCTGTCCTTCACCCCCAGGGGATGCTCGGGGGATGACCCGAAACCGGCCACGGAAGCGGACCTGATCGAAGACGCCGTGGCCGCCCGCGCCCACATGGCCGGCCTGAGCCAGCTCGACGCCGCCCGGGTGGGCCTCTGGGGCAACGGGCAGGGCGTCCCCGCAGCCCTCCGCGCAGCGGCACCGGCCAAGGCTCCTTTCGTGGTCTGCCTGATCTCCGACTCCCTGAATCCCGACGCCATGCCGGACGACGAAACCCTGGCCGCGCTGGACATGCCCGTATTGTGGTTCATCACCGGCAGGGATACGGCCCGTTGGCGTTCACTGATCGCCACCCTGGAAGCACTCCGCGACAAGGACAAGAAACCCTTCACCATCATCGTGGCCCCGCTCAAGGCGAGCCAGGAAGTGCTTTCAGCCGAAGGCGACCAGTCGGGCTGGGTGGAACAGGTAGCCGACAACCACGCCTCCCTGGCCGTATCCTGGATCGGGAATCTGAAGCCGTAGCCCCTCCGCCCTCCCTTCCATTTGTGTTGCAAATACGCTACGCTCGGCACAATATTGAATCGCCCATTGCCGCATATCCAACACACTGGCCGGAATGAAAAAAGAGTCGACAGGCAACACGCATGGCGGGCCGCTTGCCGCAGATTCAAGCGGAAACGTCAACCCTCACCTCTTCGAGCAGATGCTCGACGCTTCGGGCGTGGCCATGGCCATCCGGGACTCCCGGCTCTCGCCGCTCTTCGCCAACCAGGCGTTCCGGGATTTTTACGGCCACACCCTGGAGTACATCTTGACCACGCCCAAGGAGGTCGCTCTCCCGGCGGACACCATCTCCCTGTACTCGGATGATATCCAGCCCGCCATGGCCGCAGGGCTGACCTGGGAAGGCACCTATGACATCCGCACCCTGGCCGGAGAAACACGCAAGGTGTGGGGCCGCTTCACCCCGGTCCTGGACGACGACGCCGCGCTGACACACGTCATCTCGATCATGCGGGACGCCACGGATTTCGAGCGGATGCGCAAGACCCTGACCCAGACCGAGCGCCACTTCAGCTTCCTGGCCGAAAACCCCAGCGACTGCCTGTTCCGCGTCCGGCTGTCCAACGGCCGTTGCGACTACATCAGCCCTGCCATCGAGTCCATCACCGGATACCGCCCGCAGGAATTCTACGACACGCCCAAGCTGTTTCGCCGACTTTTCCCCGATGCCTGGCGGGGCACCATCGGCCAGTGGTGGCAGGAACTCAGGCAGGGCATCTCCCGATATGATTACGAACTCCCCCTTATCCACCGGGACGGAACCCGCAAATGGGTTCACCAGCGCATCAAGGTCATCTTCGACGATCAGGGGGACCCGGTCGCCGTTGAGGGCATCATCACGAACATCACGGACCGACACAAGACCGAAGAGGCCCTGGCCGCCGCGCGCAAGAGCCTCAACTTCATCTCCAACTCAACCAGCGACATCTTCTTCCGCCTCAGGATTCCCGAAGGAACATACGACTACCTGAGCCCCTCGGTGGAACGGTTTTCCGGGTACACCATGGAGGAATACGAAGCCGATCCGCGACTCATCAAGAACATCTTCCATCCTGACTGGAAGGGCTACTTTCAGGAAACATGGGGAGAGCTGCTCAGAGGGGAAGTCCGCCCGGTATATGAATTCCAGTTCATCCATAAGTCCGGGGAAATCCGCTGGGCCAGCCAGCGCGTCGTCCTGCACAAGGACGAGCACGGCAATCCCATAGCCATCGAAGGCATCGCCACGGACATCACCGAGAGGAGGATGGCCGAAGAGGCGGCCAGGGAGAGCGAGAGCCGGTTCCGCGCCCTGTTCGAAGAAGCGCCCATATCCCTGTGGGAAGAGGACCTGACCGATCTCAAGGCCTATTTCGACGAACTCAAGGACCGGGGGATCGCCAACTTCCGGCAGTTCTTCTACGACAATCCGGACGCCCTGGCCCACTGTGCCGGGCTGGTAAAGGTGGTGGACGTCAACAAGGCCACCCTGGACCTGCTCGGCGCACGGGACAAGGACGAGCTCTTCGGCAACCTGGAAAAGGTCCTGACCGAAAGCTCCATGGCCGCCTTCACCGAGGAAATGATCCTGCTCGCCTCGGGCGGGTGCGAGTACTGCGGCGAGATCACGCACCGCACCCTGGACGGCGAGACCATCTGGGTGATGGTCCACTTTTTCGTGCCGCCGGAATACGCGGATTCCCTTTCCCGCGTCATCGTCTCGCTGCTGGACGTGACCCCGAGGAAGAAGGCCGAAGAAGCCCTCATGGATTCCGAGGAGCGATACCGCATCCTGGCCGAGAACTCGCGGGAAGGCGTGATCGTGGTCCAGGGGGAGGAAGTCAAGTACATCAATGAAAGGATGTCCGAGATTATCGAACGGGACATCAGGGAGCTGGACAGGGCCACCCTCATCAAGGCGATCCACCCCGAGGACAGGGACCGGGTTTTGTCCCAGCTGGAAGGACTTTTGTCGGGCTCGAGGAATGAAGCCTTCGCCTCGCTCAGGGCCGTGACCTCACGCGGCGCGACGAGGTGGCTGACCCTAACGGCCAGGCCGATCATGTGGGACGGGAATGAAGCCCGGCTGGAAATCCTCACCGACGTCACCCATCACAAGACCCTGGAAACGGAACTGCTCCGCGCCCACGCGGAAATGGAAGACCGTATCAGGAAGCGCACGGCCGAGCTCTCCGAAGCCAACGTCCGGCTCAAGGCCGTGGCCGAGGAACGGGGCAAGGCGCAGGAACGCATCCTGTCCCTGACGCAACAGCTCATCCGCATCCAGGAAGACGAACGGCAGCGCATTTCCCGCGACCTGCACGACAACGTGGCCCAGGACCTCTCCTCGATCATGCTCAAGATGGAAACCCTGTTTGACGACCAGGGAGACGTGAACAACGAGCTCCGGGGCAGGAGAAAAAACGTCACCGACATCCTGCACAAGGCCATCGCCTCGGTCCGGGACATCGCCTACGGCCTCCGCCCGCCCGCGCTGGAGCAGCTCGGACTGGCGGGCGCGCTGAAAAATCTTTGCAAAGACGTGGCCTCCAAACACAGCTGCAACGTTGACTTTTTTGCCACGGGAATCGAGGATATCCCCATGGACTTCGATGCGGAGATCAACATCTACCGCATGATTCAGGAGGCCGTGCGCAACATCACCCGGCATGCCGAAGCCACCAGGGCCACCATCCGCATGGTTGCCAGCCACCCCGATATCCTCATCCGAATCGAGGACAACGGCTGCGGGTTCGACCTCAATCGACGACTGGAGCAGGCTGTGAGGGAAAAGAGGATGGGCGTGCGGAGCATGGAAGAGCGGTCGCGCCTCGTCGGCGGCACACTGGAAATTCAATCCCTGCCCGGAACGGGCACGAGGGTACTTTTTAAAATACCCATAGAAACCGCCAGGAGGCGCGACTAATGGAAATCATGATCGTGGACGACCACCCCCTGTTCAGGGAAGGGCTCAAGACCATTGTCAGCCGGGACAAGAAATACTCCGTCTGCGCCGAAGCGGGAAGCGGCCGGGAAGGCCTGGAAATGGCCAGGAAACACCGCCCGGACATCATGCTCGTGGACATCTCCATGCCCGACAAAAGCGGCATCCAGATGATACGCGAGCTCAAGGAGGCCCTGCCGGACACCCGTTTCGTCATCATATCCATGCATTCCGAAGCCGACTACATCGTCGAAGCATTCAGGGCCGGGGCCACCGGCTACATGGTCAAGGAGTCCGCCGCCGCCCAACTGCTCAAGGGGCTGGACACCGTGGCTTCCGGCGAACTCTTCCTGGACAACGCGCTGTCCCAGGAGGTGGTCTTCCGGCTGCTGCAAAACAACTCGGATTCCCCGAAAGGGGCCAACGACCCCTATTCCTCCCTGACCCCCCGCGAACAGGAGGTCATGCGCATGCTGGCCGAGGGGCTCTCCCCCAAGGACGTGGCCAAGCAACTCTTCATCAGCCCGAAGACCGTGGAAAACCACCGCACCAACCTGATGAAGAAGCTCGAGCTGAAAAGCACGGTGGAACTGCTGCGTTATGCGGCCCGCCTCGGCCTCATCGACCTGGAAACCTGGGCCATCTGAAAAAACGATTTGCCCTTGCAAATGAGAACACCCCCGAAGGCGAGGCCTCCGGGGGTGTTCTCATATAGGGAATGGTTCTATTGACAGTCGTCGGCTACCCCTGTGCGATGGATATCCGCTTGGGCTGGACCTTTTCGACCTTGGGCAGGTGCAGTTGGAGCACGCCGCCCTCCAGGCTGGCCTTGATCCGCTCCCTGTCCACGATGTCGGAGATGGAGATGGACCGGACGTATTCGCAGTCGCCGAACTGCATTTCCAGGAACTTTTCACCCTCAGCCGGGGCAAGGGTTGTCTTGCCGGACACGGTCAGTTCGTCCTCCTGCAGGTCGATGACCATGTCCTCCTTCCTCACGCCGGGCATGTCGATGTAGATGTAGAAGCCATCCTCTCGCTCAAGGATGTCCGTGGCCGGACGATACTTGGGCAGACTCTTTTCGTTGGTCTTGGCTATTTCACTCATTGCTTCTCCCTCCGGTTAACCCACGTCGATGCTGATGGTGCGCGGCTTGATCTCCTCGGACTTGGGCAGGGTCACGGTCAGAACGCCGTCCTTCATGGAGGCGGAAACCTTGTCCCTGTCAACCGGGACGCCGATGTTGACAACCCTGTGGAAAACGCCGCTGGGGCGCTCCTGCCGGTAGTACTTTCCCTGAGGTGCACCGCGCTCGCCCTTGAGCACCAGCGTCTTGTCCGTCAGGGTCAGCTCCACGTCGTCGATGGACATTCCGGGAATCTCCGCCCGCACATAAATGTGTTCGTCGTCGCTGCTCAGATTGAGCGGAGGGTAGGCCAGACGGCGATCATCACCCATGGGCGAACGCAAAAATTCCTCGAATACCCTGTCGAGCCTTGACGGGAAATTGTACAGCGTATTGAAGTCTATAACCATGACTGGTACCTCCTTTTCTCTTGTTCGACAAAAAGGTAGACACGTTTTTTTTCTCGTCAAGACCGCTGTGGAAAAAAAATGCTCCGCACCCGATTTTCGGGTGCGGAGCATTGCGTGCAAGCTTGGCCGAACAGCTATTTCGAACCGGTCCAGTCCTTTTCCGGGACGGCCTGGTCCGTGAGCATGACCGGGATGTCGTCCTTGACCGGGTAGACCACCTTGCAGGCCGGGCAGGCAAGGCCGTCACCGGCGGGCTTCAGGGCCACCTTGCCCTTGCATTTGGGACAGGCCAGAATATCCAGCAGTTCTTTCTTCATGGTCATTGGTTCCCTCCTTGGGTGAATCAGGCTACAACCAACCCTCACACCGGTCAACCGCCCCTTTACCGGAAGGCCCGGAAACTGTACCTTCGTGATTCGGCAAGCCCTGAACCCGCAACCAACCGGACGGCCTGATACCATGAGCATAGACCTTCACACCCATTCCACCGCTTCCGACGGCACCCTGTCCCCCACCGAACTGGTCAAGCTGGCCAAGGATTCCGGCCTGGACGCCATCGCCATCACCGACCACGACACCTTCCAGGGCGTCCCCGAGGCGCTGGCGGCAGGGGAAAAATACGGCATCGAAGTCATTCCCGGCACCGAACTCAGCCTGGAATCCCCCGAGGGCGCCGGCTGGATTCACGTGGTCGGCCTGTGGCTGCCCGAAGAGGCCCCGGAACTCCAAAAAGCCCTGGATTGGGTCATCGAGGGACGGGCCAACCGCAACCACGAGATCGTGGACAAGCTCCGCAAGCTTGGCGTGAATACCACCTACGAAGCCATCGCCGCCCGGGCCAAAGGAACCGTGGGCCGTCCCCACTTCGCCCAGGAGCTGCTGGCGCTGGGCGTGGTCTCGTCCATCGACGAGGCCTTCAAGGTCTGGCTCGGCGACCACGGCCGCGCCTACGTGCCCAAACGCAAGCTCACCCCGGAACAGGCCTTGCCCATCCTGAACAACATAGGGGCCACCTCCATCCTGGCCCACCCGTTTGCCCTGAATCTCAATCATGCCGAGACCGAAAGGGTCGTCAAGGACCTGATGGGACTCGGCCTGGACGGCATCGAGGTCTACTACTCCGAGCATTCGGACGCCGACACCAAGGCCTACGGCGAAATGGCCGAACGCCTCGGACTGCTCAAATCCGGCGGGTCCGACTTCCACGGCACCAACAAACCCAAGATCTCCCTGGGCAAGGGCAAGGGTGCGCTCCACGTCCCCTACGAAATCCTTGAAAAGATGAAAGAAAACCGCCGGGCCAAGGGGCTGCCCGTCTAGCCGCCGAAGCACGGTCCCGACCGCCGGGAAAGCCCTGTTTTTCTGTTTGGCTATCCGCAAGGGTTTGTTATAGTCTGCCGCCATGCCCGACGTTCGCCCGTATACACCCGAGTTGCTCGCCCCGGCAGGGGACATGGAGAAACTGGAGACCGCCATCCTCTACGGCGCGGACGCCGTGTATCTGGGCGGCGAAGGGTTGAACCTCCGGGCCGGAGCCGGGGGGTTCGACAAGGAAGGCCTCGCAAAGGCCATCGAAAAGGCGCACAAGGCG belongs to Pseudodesulfovibrio portus and includes:
- a CDS encoding PHP domain-containing protein, giving the protein MSIDLHTHSTASDGTLSPTELVKLAKDSGLDAIAITDHDTFQGVPEALAAGEKYGIEVIPGTELSLESPEGAGWIHVVGLWLPEEAPELQKALDWVIEGRANRNHEIVDKLRKLGVNTTYEAIAARAKGTVGRPHFAQELLALGVVSSIDEAFKVWLGDHGRAYVPKRKLTPEQALPILNNIGATSILAHPFALNLNHAETERVVKDLMGLGLDGIEVYYSEHSDADTKAYGEMAERLGLLKSGGSDFHGTNKPKISLGKGKGALHVPYEILEKMKENRRAKGLPV
- a CDS encoding alpha/beta hydrolase family protein encodes the protein MRNALSWLLSILLHVAMALFLLHSVQLEPLFLEKILEVDLTQVEEPEPIIPMPVPEPVPMEQPVAEAAEELPAAAPLPMDKTVVLDDSPPLPPEPEPLAEPEPEPEAVEISTQKTLPPEEELAEDGKPKKIVVRKDITVHRGHEARFGRAMMGDYFSYSSKEFSGHFKTKDNRTISIIDARDTQYGRFLIYDSKNKTLRRLKQAFGKYVYTIGPSLYADEPVQGSVTFLAKNDRIERFILMTDDDRIAHYPRKVHVREQDTSFPGPAGDIDGSLTRPPYGDGHPGVVVVHGTACVDRGLVQGFTRSLSMFNLATLSFTPRGCSGDDPKPATEADLIEDAVAARAHMAGLSQLDAARVGLWGNGQGVPAALRAAAPAKAPFVVCLISDSLNPDAMPDDETLAALDMPVLWFITGRDTARWRSLIATLEALRDKDKKPFTIIVAPLKASQEVLSAEGDQSGWVEQVADNHASLAVSWIGNLKP
- a CDS encoding MotA/TolQ/ExbB proton channel family protein; amino-acid sequence: MNFLPESDILSLLMGATLAVKLVMLFLACMSLWSWTIIFFKFFSIGSARKKVMAGYEAFMDAGDLTSGLKGLGDKENSPLSRVSSLAVKEFRLLEKADVNRERKRLLVKDTLRRVLKQGISKEMRVLTRNLPFLATCANAAPFIGLFGTVWGIMHSFHSIGLAQSAALATVAPGISEALIATAIGLLVAIPATIFYNYFLGKLNEVESGMVDFAGAFLNRAEREIAWASKGD
- a CDS encoding Hsp20/alpha crystallin family protein codes for the protein MVIDFNTLYNFPSRLDRVFEEFLRSPMGDDRRLAYPPLNLSSDDEHIYVRAEIPGMSIDDVELTLTDKTLVLKGERGAPQGKYYRQERPSGVFHRVVNIGVPVDRDKVSASMKDGVLTVTLPKSEEIKPRTISIDVG
- the tolR gene encoding protein TolR, producing the protein MAIKTGGGFLNEINVTPFVDVMLVLLIIFMVTAPLMTQGVEVDLPTTRTVKNLPQDSEHLILSVKKDGTLFLDEYQVGLDELQAHLKQLVAKQKKQLFLRADKEVAYGTVVRVMGEIKSAGIDRLGIVAEQEKDKKK
- a CDS encoding Hsp20/alpha crystallin family protein is translated as MSEIAKTNEKSLPKYRPATDILEREDGFYIYIDMPGVRKEDMVIDLQEDELTVSGKTTLAPAEGEKFLEMQFGDCEYVRSISISDIVDRERIKASLEGGVLQLHLPKVEKVQPKRISIAQG
- a CDS encoding response regulator: MEIMIVDDHPLFREGLKTIVSRDKKYSVCAEAGSGREGLEMARKHRPDIMLVDISMPDKSGIQMIRELKEALPDTRFVIISMHSEADYIVEAFRAGATGYMVKESAAAQLLKGLDTVASGELFLDNALSQEVVFRLLQNNSDSPKGANDPYSSLTPREQEVMRMLAEGLSPKDVAKQLFISPKTVENHRTNLMKKLELKSTVELLRYAARLGLIDLETWAI
- a CDS encoding PAS domain-containing sensor histidine kinase — encoded protein: MKKESTGNTHGGPLAADSSGNVNPHLFEQMLDASGVAMAIRDSRLSPLFANQAFRDFYGHTLEYILTTPKEVALPADTISLYSDDIQPAMAAGLTWEGTYDIRTLAGETRKVWGRFTPVLDDDAALTHVISIMRDATDFERMRKTLTQTERHFSFLAENPSDCLFRVRLSNGRCDYISPAIESITGYRPQEFYDTPKLFRRLFPDAWRGTIGQWWQELRQGISRYDYELPLIHRDGTRKWVHQRIKVIFDDQGDPVAVEGIITNITDRHKTEEALAAARKSLNFISNSTSDIFFRLRIPEGTYDYLSPSVERFSGYTMEEYEADPRLIKNIFHPDWKGYFQETWGELLRGEVRPVYEFQFIHKSGEIRWASQRVVLHKDEHGNPIAIEGIATDITERRMAEEAARESESRFRALFEEAPISLWEEDLTDLKAYFDELKDRGIANFRQFFYDNPDALAHCAGLVKVVDVNKATLDLLGARDKDELFGNLEKVLTESSMAAFTEEMILLASGGCEYCGEITHRTLDGETIWVMVHFFVPPEYADSLSRVIVSLLDVTPRKKAEEALMDSEERYRILAENSREGVIVVQGEEVKYINERMSEIIERDIRELDRATLIKAIHPEDRDRVLSQLEGLLSGSRNEAFASLRAVTSRGATRWLTLTARPIMWDGNEARLEILTDVTHHKTLETELLRAHAEMEDRIRKRTAELSEANVRLKAVAEERGKAQERILSLTQQLIRIQEDERQRISRDLHDNVAQDLSSIMLKMETLFDDQGDVNNELRGRRKNVTDILHKAIASVRDIAYGLRPPALEQLGLAGALKNLCKDVASKHSCNVDFFATGIEDIPMDFDAEINIYRMIQEAVRNITRHAEATRATIRMVASHPDILIRIEDNGCGFDLNRRLEQAVREKRMGVRSMEERSRLVGGTLEIQSLPGTGTRVLFKIPIETARRRD
- a CDS encoding Trm112 family protein, producing MTMKKELLDILACPKCKGKVALKPAGDGLACPACKVVYPVKDDIPVMLTDQAVPEKDWTGSK